Part of the Lotus japonicus ecotype B-129 chromosome 6, LjGifu_v1.2 genome, caaatgtaGACCACGGGGGATAGATGTCGTCTGCTAGATAGTATCCCATATGATACATTGTTCCATTCACGCTAAAGTTCACCATGGGAGCATTTCCACTCAAAACATCATTAAACACAGGAGATTGGTTTAGCACATTAATGTCATTGTTAGAACCTGCAATGCTAAAAAATGCATGCTAAATCCACAAGTCTTGAgatgccactgcttcaagcatgattgtgggCTTTCCATGATCACCTCGAGTGTATTGACCTTTCCACGCAACTGGACAATTTttccattcccaatgcatacaatcaatAGAACCCAACATACCTGGAAATCCACGAGACTCCCCCCATTGAAGTAGGCGGGTAATGTCTTCATGGTTCGGGCGCCTCAAATATGTTTCACCGAAtactgcacacacaccttctacaaaattctttaggcactcaattgcagtactttcaccaattcgaacgtactcgtcaacactgtcagcaggtgatccgtacgccaacatacgaatagcggcagtgcacttttgtaatggtgtCAAACTttgtcttccaactgcatcAACAGACTGTAAAAAATACGGGTTATGAGACCCAACGGCGTCTACAACTCTGAGGAACACATCCTTTCGCATTCGAAACCTTCGCCGGAAAAGCTCCTCCGGGTATACAGGATTTTCAGAGAAGTAGTCCATCCACAACCGCTCATGCCCAgcttcacgatctctctctatcacttTTCTTGTTCGCTTGGGCCTAACAATGTTCGCATGTTGTTCATAAAACTCCATCTCCTCCTGCATCATATCTTCTATAGTCGTGTCATTGATAAGTTCGTCAATGACAACGTCGTAAATGTCCCATTCGGCCATATTGTTAGAAACTATCGGTGTAATTTGATAGGAGGAAGACGAGATGAGAGAACAAAAGAACTTTGGAATGTTGAGATGAGTGAAATATGACatgtataaataagagaaacaacaaggctatattctccaacggctatattctccaacggctatattccccaacgactatattctccaacggctatattctccaacagCTATATTCctcaacggctatattccccaacgactatattctccaacggctatattactcaacggctatattctccaacagatatattctccaacggatatattccccaacggctatattccccaacgactatattccccaacgactatTTTCTTGAAATTACAACATTGATGAAGTACACATTAAGAAAAACTCGAATATTGAAATTACAACATTGATGCAGTGCACATAattagaaatgctaaaattacaacactgatgaagtacacataagtagaaatgctaaaattacaacactaatGCGGTACACATAAGTAAAAATGCTAAAATCACAACATTGGTACACATTAAGAAACACAACAAGAACTAAGACATTCCTAGTTCATTCATGGCGTATTGACATAGGCGCTGATGCGCTGCTAACTGCACCTCGTTCATGTTAGATGTGTCCTGCATAAGGATATCCCTGTATTCCCTAAGCAACTTCGCCTTCATAATTTgggttttttcctttttaatttgggttttttccttcttcatctCCAGTTCTTGGGTCTTCAGCTCCTTGAAACTCGCCAGTAAGTCTATTTTAGCATTCCCGATGGCTACCATATCAGAGTTAGGAACATATAACGGCTCACTTGAAGCAGTGTCTCCTACTTTGGCTTTCCTTTTGATATTCTTCTTTCCCTTTGGGCGGGTTGCTGGTTGTGTGGCCTCATATTCGTCGCCCTCAATTGATGCACTCGGGTCAGACGATGTTGCATACGCCCCATCTCCTGACTTCTTCTGTCTCGTTGAACTGGTTGTCATAAATGTTCCCTTCCACTTTGGTTCATCTTTCACCAACCGCCAAGcattctcatgtttgaaatCTTTACCCGTATCTACGTGATATATGGAATGCGCCGTAGCCATGATGTCCTTatctgagtgtccacttttccaaTGACTAGTAGCCTTGTTGTGGCAACCGACAAATATTTGAATATCAGCATTCAATTTAGAAAAATGAGACTTCAAGGAGTTTGCTGACCTCGAAGGATAGGCAGGGTCGCGGTACTCCTCATATTGGGCTTGGATCCTATCCCAAAACAATGTTGACTTTTGATCATTTCCCACGATCGGATCGGTAGAAACGTTGAGCCATGATTGATGAAGAAGTATATTATCTTTACCACTCCATTTGTTGCGTTTCTTTCCGGTTTCTTCAAGCtcaatatcatctagacccCGTTGAGTAGAAAATTCAGGCTCATCAGGCATAGCCTCACATTGTGTATCTGAGACTTTTGAACTGCTGCTACCAGTAGGAGGTGCTTGGTTTTGAAATTGGTATTGCGGTGGATACACACAATATTGTGGATTGTTTGGATAAGGCATTTGTGGTGAATATGGTCCCATTAGACATGGAGGTTGGCTTTGATGGTGGAACGATTGTGGAaaaatttgatatgaaggaTTTTGAAAATTACCACCGGTGTGACGAGGTTGGTTCTGAGGGTGACACATCTGCGGAGGTTGGCTTTGTGGTTgatacatctgcggatgttggttttgttgttggtaCACCGGCATAGGTTGGCTTTGAGGGTGAATCATCTGCGGAGGTTGGTTTCGTTGTTGGTACACCGACATAGGTTGTTGACTTTGCGGGTGAATCATCTGTGGAGGTTGGTTTTCTGGTGGAAACATAGGCGAAGGATGCAAACCTTCACTTGTAGGAGAAGTTTCATTTTGAAGGAGTGGATAATATTGCTCAAAAGAATTATTCATtttgagaaatttgagaattttttgacaagagagaaattgtgggagTAAAGGTTGGTGTTTCAAATGGTCTACTGCACTATATATAAGCTGGAAAACCAAAGATTGATGAAAAACGGTAAGAAAACCGATCAAACCggtaaattcaaaaaaattaaaaaaaaaagcccaaacgggcagaaaaccggGTCCAACCGGTCAAAACCGGTCTGGACCGGTCCCAAACGGTTGGATGACCGGCTAACCCGGTCATCCACTATAAATACTCCCTTATCACTCCCTCCCTCATTAACCCTAGCCGTTtcccctttcttcttcctcttctcttcttttcttcttcctcttctcttcttcctcacgGCCAACTCCTCACCGCCTTCGACCCGCCACCTCACCGCCACCAAACCCTCCTCACCGCCTCCTCACCGCGACCAAACacccacaacctcaaacaaaacccacctctccgccaccaaacacccacaacCACAACCAAAACCACCTCACCGCCACTGACCCGCCGCCAAACAACCTTCACCGCCACCAAACCCGCCTCACCGCCTCCTCAtcgccaccaaacacccaccacAGCAACCAAAACTTACCCCAGCCGCCACCAAAGCTTCAATCTGGACCCAAATCGCCCCTCAAGCACTGGATCGGAGACATGCAGGCCTTCTTCAAGCGCCACCCTCCGCCACCGCCACAAGATCGCCCCTCAAGCACATGCAGGCCTTCTACAAgcttctgtaattttttttttttttcatttttctttgtaaaaatttatttttctgaagccttgtaattaatttctatttttattgtttgaataaaattgtgaTAGTTCATACAATCTGTTAACACTGTTTCTTCCCTCTGTAATCTGTTGGAACTGAATGTGAGAGAAAGTATAGTATTTTATTTAAGGAACTGACAAAGCAGAGTTGCTTGCAGAAGCAACTCTGCTCATTTTTCCTTAGCTAAGGAACCGTAAAGACCTGTGCTCCAATGGGTAAGAAATTGGTCCTTGGTTTCTTAGCACCTCCAACCtggttaagaaaccagcgttggagttgctcttagagTACTTGGGAGAGAAACAGAGCAGAGAAagaaacgacgtcgttttgcaGGGTCcagttgaaaaaaaatatatgtgaaAGAGAGCATGCCATGTGGCAAGCAACGATTGGAGGTTTTGTAGGAATAGTGAAAATGAAACTCacaaataagaagtagtagattccCTAAAAGTTTAAAACGCTCTATGTTTCATTGTTTAttggattttttaaaatttggtagcgtatttttaatatattgagATTTAAATTTTGATAGTGTTTTTACGAAGtgtgtatttttatttattgaatttttaaattCGCTGGTGTATTCTAAGATAGCGGGTTTTTAAAAAttcagtaattttttttattacaccAGTAAATGTATTTTTAATATACTGAGATTTTGAAAACCTGGTAGTATATtcttaagaatttttttttacgtaCTAAGTTTTAGAACCCGTCGTTTGTTTATGTTTCTTTGTATTTAAATGCAGTTAGttagttttaattttcaatttgttACTTTTTctcatgtaacaaaaaaaaattacaaagtgGAGCAGTATGGAACTGGTCCGAAGAGGTTGGGGCTTTCGGGgtgagaaggaagaagaaaataggTGAGGTTAAGAGAGGAGGGGATGAGTGAGGTTGagggaagaaaaagagaatgaGATATTGTTAAGGCCACGTTTTGAAACTTGTACTATATTATTGAAAGACATCTCACAACAAAACAtaaatttgagaaaaaaatattagtaaaattcatttttaacaCATTTTTATTAATTCGTTGAAATTTATTTAGAATCCAATGAAATATGGTCCTACgtctaatttaatta contains:
- the LOC130724853 gene encoding glutathione S-transferase T3-like, whose translation is MGPYSPQMPYPNNPQYCVYPPQYQFQNQAPPTGSSSSKVSDTQCEAMPDEPEFSTQRGLDDIELEETGKKRNKWSGKDNILLHQSWLNVSTDPIVGNDQKSTLFWDRIQAQYEEYRDPAYPSRSANSLKSHFSKLNADIQIFVGCHNKATSHWKSGHSDKDIMATAHSIYHVDTGKDFKHENAWRLVKDEPKWKGTFMTTSSTRQKKSGDGAYATSSDPSASIEGDEYEATQPATRPKGKKNIKRKAKVGDTASSEPLYVPNSDMVAIGNAKIDLLASFKELKTQELEMKKEKTQIKKEKTQIMKAKLLREYRDILMQDTSNMNEVQLAAHQRLCQYAMNELGMS
- the LOC130724851 gene encoding uncharacterized protein LOC130724851, coding for MAEWDIYDVVIDELINDTTIEDMMQEEMEFYEQHANIVRPKRTRKVIERDREAGHERLWMDYFSENPVYPEELFRRRFRMRKDVFLRVVDAVGSHNPYFLQSVDAVGRQSLTPLQKCTAAIRMLAYGSPADSVDEYVRIGESTAIECLKNFVEGVCAVFGETYLRRPNHEDITRLLQWGESRGFPGMLGSIDCMHWEWKNCPVAWKGQYTRGDHGKPTIMLEAVASQDLWI